In Pontiella desulfatans, one DNA window encodes the following:
- a CDS encoding glycosyl hydrolase family 95 catalytic domain-containing protein, whose product MMKMFQKTVIVAVALGVLPSVAQVEYEATLAPRNLLWENNDFSADWQNVGFIGDGQQGASVLVDNVNSNDLRFLLSRYDIVEYPETGYWPRVFAGNVVISPKGKVADRTMEQDLYTGVLSGTITTDEGSMEWKAFAEREHGVLVVGVRGQGGEVGAKPNYRVERPVDTRHYFKQHRHYESKGWNQIPFAPEAKPMREVGGVQVLEQPMNNRGGFGVAFQSLESSRGWNWMLVALSADPGEDQAAAIRRAAEASLARVQVAASDGVDKLAASTDEWWKDYSEKSFLKIDEDPRWEKIYQIQLYKFGSASSEHSPYLIDNQGLWPWYCGWAGTWWNLNVQLSYFPMCSANRLDAGRSMINGINRMYKAGTLHANAAHNEWPGITVGRSSDYRGLKDQGWSREFGNLTWVLNNYWKYWKYSGEEQIGRDLFPMLKDNLVFLTHFLEKKEDGKLHMAKSRSPEYEDVTGKGEPLREDTNYALMSLDWALRTAIEMNEELGMDDPDSKGWKQTLADLTPLPVDEKTGFMVSANTAFEHGHRHYSHLLSIYPYHTVNVDQGPEARALIQKSVDNWHSFGGRGAAGYTFTGGCAMYALLGDGDRALELLDQLPGRLKPNTMYREGGGPVIETPLSVVESVNYLLLQSWGGVVRVFPAVPSKWKNIEFRDLRCEGAHLVSAKRVDGKTQWIRIQSLAGEPLVVQTDIGQLAADRDIAIQSIKGPRGQQRWTIDLKKGETVLLTSKQEQ is encoded by the coding sequence ATGATGAAGATGTTTCAGAAGACCGTGATCGTCGCCGTTGCGCTGGGTGTGTTGCCGTCCGTGGCGCAGGTTGAGTACGAAGCAACACTCGCGCCGCGTAATCTGCTATGGGAAAATAACGATTTTTCGGCCGACTGGCAGAATGTCGGTTTTATCGGCGACGGGCAGCAGGGCGCGAGTGTGCTGGTCGATAATGTTAACTCGAACGACCTGCGATTCCTACTGAGCCGCTACGACATTGTGGAGTATCCCGAGACGGGCTACTGGCCGCGCGTCTTTGCCGGCAACGTGGTTATCAGCCCGAAAGGGAAGGTGGCCGACCGTACGATGGAGCAGGATCTCTACACCGGCGTTCTTTCCGGCACCATCACGACAGACGAAGGTTCCATGGAGTGGAAGGCGTTTGCGGAGCGCGAACACGGCGTGCTCGTTGTGGGAGTGCGCGGACAGGGTGGCGAGGTCGGTGCCAAACCGAACTATCGTGTGGAGCGGCCGGTGGATACGCGCCATTATTTCAAGCAGCACAGGCATTATGAGAGCAAGGGCTGGAATCAAATCCCATTTGCGCCGGAGGCCAAGCCGATGCGCGAGGTCGGCGGCGTGCAGGTGCTGGAACAGCCGATGAATAACCGGGGAGGTTTCGGCGTCGCTTTCCAATCATTGGAAAGTTCCAGGGGTTGGAACTGGATGCTCGTTGCGCTTTCCGCCGATCCGGGCGAAGACCAGGCTGCGGCCATCCGCCGTGCGGCGGAGGCATCGTTGGCGCGGGTTCAGGTGGCGGCGTCCGACGGCGTGGACAAGCTGGCGGCTTCGACGGATGAATGGTGGAAGGACTACAGCGAAAAATCGTTTCTGAAAATCGACGAGGATCCGCGCTGGGAAAAGATCTACCAGATCCAGCTCTACAAATTCGGCAGCGCCAGCTCGGAGCATTCACCGTATCTGATCGACAACCAGGGGCTGTGGCCGTGGTATTGCGGCTGGGCGGGCACCTGGTGGAACCTCAATGTGCAGCTCTCCTATTTCCCGATGTGCTCAGCCAACCGCCTCGATGCGGGGCGGTCGATGATCAATGGCATCAACCGCATGTACAAAGCGGGCACGCTGCATGCCAACGCCGCCCACAACGAATGGCCGGGCATCACCGTCGGGCGCAGCTCCGACTACCGCGGCCTCAAGGATCAGGGCTGGAGCCGCGAGTTCGGCAACCTGACCTGGGTGCTGAACAACTATTGGAAATACTGGAAGTATAGCGGCGAGGAGCAGATCGGCCGCGACCTCTTTCCGATGCTCAAGGACAACCTTGTTTTCCTGACGCATTTTCTGGAGAAAAAGGAGGATGGAAAACTGCACATGGCGAAGTCGCGCTCGCCGGAATATGAGGATGTGACCGGTAAAGGTGAGCCTCTGCGTGAGGATACCAATTATGCGCTGATGTCGCTCGACTGGGCGCTGCGCACCGCCATCGAAATGAACGAAGAGCTGGGCATGGACGACCCGGATTCCAAGGGTTGGAAACAGACGTTGGCTGATTTGACGCCGTTGCCGGTGGACGAAAAAACCGGATTCATGGTCAGCGCCAACACCGCTTTTGAGCACGGGCACCGGCACTATTCGCATCTGCTGTCCATCTATCCCTACCACACCGTCAACGTCGATCAAGGCCCCGAGGCGCGGGCGCTGATCCAGAAGAGCGTCGACAACTGGCATAGCTTCGGCGGCCGGGGGGCGGCCGGCTATACCTTCACCGGCGGATGCGCGATGTACGCGTTGCTCGGCGACGGTGACCGCGCGCTGGAGCTGCTCGACCAGCTGCCCGGCCGGCTGAAGCCGAACACGATGTACCGCGAGGGCGGCGGGCCGGTGATCGAGACGCCGCTTTCCGTGGTGGAGTCGGTCAACTATCTGTTGCTGCAGTCGTGGGGCGGGGTGGTGCGCGTCTTCCCCGCCGTGCCGTCGAAGTGGAAGAATATCGAGTTTCGCGATCTACGCTGCGAGGGCGCTCATCTGGTTTCGGCCAAGCGCGTGGATGGAAAAACGCAGTGGATCCGTATCCAGAGCCTCGCCGGCGAACCACTCGTTGTGCAAACCGATATCGGCCAGCTTGCGGCGGATCGGGATATTGCCATCCAGTCCATCAAGGGGCCGCGCGGACAGCAACGCTGGACGATTGATTTGAAGAAAGGCGAAACGGTTCTTTTGACAAGCAAGCAGGAGCAGTGA